The Christiangramia forsetii KT0803 DNA segment AGGTGAACTGACTTCCCTGATCAGTATTGAGTATCTCAGGCTTGCCATGTACGTCAATGGCTTCTTCTAAAGTTTCTTTACACCACTGGGCATCCATGGAATTGGATACCGACCAGTTGAGTACATAGCGGCTATGCAGGTCGATGATCGCTACCAGGTACATAAAACCTTTCCGCATCGGTATGTAAGTAATATCGATTGCCCAAACTTGATTGGGACGATCTACCTTCAAGTTCCGCAACAAGTAAGGATATACCTTATGTTCTTTATTGCGTCTGGAGGTATGCTTCCCAGGCATAATGGCCTGAAGCCCCATCACTCTGGAATATAAACGCTCAATACGTTTTTTATTGATCGTATATCCTTTATCCATCGTAAGCCAGGTATGCATCCGCCTGGCACCTTTAAAGGGATGATCGGTATAATGTTCATCCATCAGGCGCATCAGTTCTAAATTGAGCGTGCTTTCTCCGCGGGGTTTATAATAAATTCCGCTGCGGTGGATTTGCAATAGCCTGCATTGTCGCTGTAGGCTGAGTTTTGAATGATCCTTGCTTATCATTGTTCTACGCTCCTTTAAAGGTTTTATCGCAAGGCGTTTTTTAAAAAATCATTTTCCACTTTTAGCTCCCCAATTACTTTAAGGAGTTGGTCTTTCTTTTCCTCTTCTTCTGATTTCTTAGACTTACTTCCTTTAGAAAAGACCGCATCAGCATCTTTTAAAAATTCTCGTTTCCAGGTACTGATTTGTTGCGGAGTGATTTCAAATTTTTGTGCGAGTTCCTGAGTCGTTTGACGCTCTTTTAGCGATTCAAGGACTACTTTCGTTTTGAACTTTGAGGTGAATTTTCTTCGTGTCATAATACAGTAAAATTAAAGTTATTTTTGAACTTAACTTACTGTCCTAATTTTAGGGGGATGATCATAATAAAGAAGCTTTAAAAAGATATAGAATTATTCATAGCGTACTTAGAAGGGGAGGTAAGCATAAATCAAGTAGAATTACGGAAATATGTAACGAAGCTGGTATTCCTGTTAGTATCAGAACTATACAAAAAGACTTAAGTGATTTAGCAGAAGATACTGAACTAGCTTTATTTCTACCTATAAAGCAAGATAAGAGTACAAAAACTTATTATTACGAAGTAATACCTGAAAATATTTTCCCTTCCATTGAGTTAGAAAAAGAGGAAGTTAATGCATTATTATTCTATGCTAAAACAATTAGACAATACAAAGAATACCCAATCTTTAATGAGATTTCTAATGCTGTAAAGAAGGTGATTGAAAATTCAAATATTTCTCCTAAAACTAAAGAACTTTTTGAAAAAGAAACTTTATTAGAGACAGAAAATCATCATCACATTAATGGAATAGAATTAATAGCAGACATACTAGATTCAATAACTAAAAAGAAAGTTATTGAAATTGAATATCAAAAATTTGATGGTAATTCTAAAGTTCATAAAATCAAACCTATTTTATTGAAGGAAGATAAACAAATGTGGTATATATTGGGAATAAATATTAAATATAATAGATTAATAACTTTTGCATTAGATAGAATAATTGATATAACAGTTACTAAAGAAGAGTTTGATACTATTGAATTTGATAGTTTAGAATATTTTAAATATTCCTTTGGAATTACAGTTTCTGATGACGAACCTATAGAAGTTGTAATTAATTTTAATCCAAAACAAGGAAATTATCTTAAAACACTTCCTATTCATAATACTCAAGAAATTATAGAAGATAATAACGAAAAATTTATTATTAAGGTAAAAGTAAAGCCATCATATGAATTTTATTCAAAAATTTTTAGCTATGGTTCAGATGCTACAATTATATCTCCAAAGCCAATTATAGATAGAGTTTTAAAGACTTTTGAAAAGGCCGTAAACAAATATAATTCCAATTAATTATTAAATAAATTGATCTTTTTTTAATGGCGCAAGTAGGTTGCGCCATGTTGTTATTTATTTGTACCATAAATTATTGTTTAATTCCAAAAAAATAAAAAAATGGATAACAAATTAAAAAAAGAAGACAAAAAAAAGATGGTAACTATTATAGTTAATGGTACACCATATGAAGAAGAAAAAAATGAGATAACTTATGAAGAAGTAGTTACACTAGCATTTTCTGATTTCCCTCAACACCCTGAAAGAACTTATTCAGTTACTTATGAAAGAGGACAAGGAAATAAACCTACTGGAATTTTATCTCCAGGTGGAAAAGTTAGAGTAAAAAAAGGAATGACTTTTAAAGTTAAACATACTGGACAATCTTAAATTGAAATGATAGTAAGTTTAGCAAAAAATAATGAGGATATTGATAGATTACTAAAAAAAGGGTATGCTTTATCAATAGATAGCAATCATCTAGTTATTAGAGATATACCTTATATAGACAATAATGGAAACCTTCAAATTGGTGCAATAGTTTCAATAGTAAATTTTATTAACCAAAATAAAATGAGCATGAGAGACCATCAAATATTTTTTTGTGGTAGTCCTCCTTATGAATTGAACGGAAAACCAATTAGAAATCTTGGTGGTGGTGCAACATCAATTCATTTGACATCAAAAGATTTAGTTGTGCAAAGGTCTTTTTCTAACAAACCTCCAAGTGGAAAGTTTAAAGATTGGTTCGAAAAAATTGAAAATTATGTTACCATAATTTCTGGACCAGCTATGGATAAATTTGATGCTAATCCTTATACTTTTAGAGTAGTTGATGAAAATTATAAGTCAGTATTTAAATTTAGAGATACTCTAACAAGTAGGGCAGAAATAGGAGAGTTAAGTGCTAAACTTGAAGAAGATACAATTGCTATTATTGGTCTGGGAGGAACAGGTTCTTACCTTTTAGATTTTTTGGTAAAAACTCCAGTTAAAGAAATTAAAGGGTTTGATGGAGATTGGTATCATGTTCATAATGCATTCCGTTCCCCAGGAAAATTAGATGAAGAAGAATTAGGTAAAAGAAAAACAGAGGTCTATAAAAACCGTTATCAAAATTTCCGTAGCAATGTAAATATTTACTCAAATTATATTACTTGTGATTCAGAAGATGATTTGACTGGAGTTACTTTTGTTTTTGTGTGTGTTGATAGTGGAGATTCTCGAAGAGAAATATTTGATTTACTTGTAAAACTAAAAATTCCATTTATAGATGTAGGTATGGGATTAGATAAAGATACTGGGTTAGTAAGTGGCACACTTCGTACTACATATTTTCCTACTGAATCTGCACAAAGCATTATAGATAAAAGGCTAGCTCCATTAACTGATATTCCCAATGATGTTTATAAAAGTAATATTCAAATTTCAGAACTTAACGCTTTAAATGCTTGTTTAGCGGTTATAAAATATAAACAAATAAGAGGTTTTTATTTGGATGACAATTCATATTTCCACATGTTATTTAACGTTGATGGAGTAAATTTAGTAGGGGAGAATGGGAAAAATTAAATTATTAAAAGTTGAATATTTACCAAAAGACTTAGAGCAAGGAATACTATATGTTTCTGAAGAATTTGGTATAGCTGGTCATTTGTGTCCATGTGGTTGTGATAATAAAATAATGACTCCATTAGACCCATCTGAATGGTCTTTCAAAGAAATAACTAATAAGCCAACTTTATATCCTTCAATTGGTAATTGGCAATTGCCTTGTAGGTCACACTACTGGATTACTAATGGAAACATTGAATGGTCATATGATTGGAGTGAAGAGGAAATCATTGCTGGTCGTGAAGCAGAAGCAAGAAAAAGAAAAGCCTATTATGATGATTTAGAAGCAAAACAGACTAAAAAATCAATTTTTAGAAGAATTTCAAATTGGTTTTTAAAATTAATATTAAATATTAAAAATTAATAAATAGAAAATTATGATTACAATCGAAGCAATTAAACCTGGTCCAAAACCTAAAAAGGATGATGGCTCATTAGACAAAAGAAGGAGAGTTACTCCCGACAAAAAGAAAGATTATCCACCATTAAAAAAGCACAAACACAAAAAGGGCGATTAACCTTACAAATGAGTTAATTAAAGTAGTTTTGTCTAAACATTATGTTAAATAGAATTTTAAAAACGGCCTCATAAAATTTTGGTGAAAACAATAGGAGAAATGAGCGTCCATATTTTAGGTTATTAGTACTAAACACTATTAAAACCAACTACTTTAATGCTTATTAAGAATGGTATTAATAGTTACAATGTTTCCTGAAATATAGCGAATGAGCCGTTAATTGTTTCCAAAATTATATGCAGCCTTGATTTTTTCTTTCTTTTGCATCAAGGCAAAAGATAATGCAAACAAGAAAAGAAAGTTAAATTGAAATGCTACATAGAACAAGTGTATAGAAATTTATTTTTCTTAAATTTTATACTCTTGTGGCAAACTCATGAGAATCGTCTGATTTTTTTTTAACGGACATTTCCTCAAATACGCGATTTTTAAATGAATCTAAAAGGTTAGCTTTTTTTTGGCGTTGGCAAGCGATGGATAATTGTGTGTAGAAAAAAATGCCTGAGCATTTTATTTATACAAAACAATCGAGCGTTTGGTAGCGGCAATTTTACATAATGACAAATTATAGTTACAAATGATTAGCAGGATTATGAATCTACGAGAATCGCATATTTAAAATTTTAATGACCCAAGTACTGAATATTCTTATAGAAATAGAATGTTTCTGGGATATTTTAAATAATAAAGAATTATAGCTTACGAATGAAAACGTGCACATCAGACTAATTCTTCATATCATACATTTGTACTATAATTTATATTATGTAAAATAGAATATTTTAAATAGCACTCTTCCTTTTGTCCCTCATTAACTTAAAAATTGAATGTAAATAAAATGATTATTAATATATCTGGTTTTACACTATAATAATTCATTAAAAATAAATGCATTACCAATAACTTTAGGTTCTGATTATTAGTATATTAGATATAATTTTATATTTGATTCTAGTTAAATATCAATGCAAACACATCCAAACTCTGTACTCAATATTGTTCCTGATGATTCTGTAAAAGAAATCCATCATCTTGATTTTGGTGATATTATTTTTTTGGATCAAACAATTATTACGGAATTATACGAAGGTATTACGTACGGCTGGGAACAAGCCAGCCAGGTAATTGTTCTGGCTGAAAAGTCATATGGACAAGATTTTTATGTGAATTATATATCTAACCGTTTACACGATTATTCCGTAGTGGCACAGGATTGGTCTAAATTCTTTAAACAAAACCGCCAGTTAAGAAGTTTCTGCATAGTTACTCACAGTAAAACCGGAACGACGAACATAGCCGTTGAACGTATATTTTATAAGGAAGGTAATATTATGCATTTTACAGATCTATCTGAAGCACTTAAATTCACAGGGAATTTAAAAAATTAATAACGCAAATTACACTAAAAGTCTTCTTCACTCTTGATTTCAGAAATTTCTCCACGAAAGGAAATAGTGGAACGTTCAGAAGTGTTTACTGAAGTGTTCACGTTCTTATTGGGAAATAATGTAATTATAAAATCCAGGTCCTCCCCGTTTTGGGAACCTCTGAATTCTAATAAAAGTCTGGCTTTATCAGTCTGTTCTGTTATCTTAAGATCCTTAGCGATGCCTTTATATTTTATTCCACCTTCATTACCGTATGATGATCCCGAATATCTAATTCCGAAGAATGGGAGAAATACATCTACGCTATCTCCTTTGAATTCGATGAAATTTGTATTTCCAACAATATTCACATTACC contains these protein-coding regions:
- a CDS encoding WYL domain-containing protein; this encodes MIENSNISPKTKELFEKETLLETENHHHINGIELIADILDSITKKKVIEIEYQKFDGNSKVHKIKPILLKEDKQMWYILGINIKYNRLITFALDRIIDITVTKEEFDTIEFDSLEYFKYSFGITVSDDEPIEVVINFNPKQGNYLKTLPIHNTQEIIEDNNEKFIIKVKVKPSYEFYSKIFSYGSDATIISPKPIIDRVLKTFEKAVNKYNSN
- a CDS encoding ThiF family adenylyltransferase — protein: MIVSLAKNNEDIDRLLKKGYALSIDSNHLVIRDIPYIDNNGNLQIGAIVSIVNFINQNKMSMRDHQIFFCGSPPYELNGKPIRNLGGGATSIHLTSKDLVVQRSFSNKPPSGKFKDWFEKIENYVTIISGPAMDKFDANPYTFRVVDENYKSVFKFRDTLTSRAEIGELSAKLEEDTIAIIGLGGTGSYLLDFLVKTPVKEIKGFDGDWYHVHNAFRSPGKLDEEELGKRKTEVYKNRYQNFRSNVNIYSNYITCDSEDDLTGVTFVFVCVDSGDSRREIFDLLVKLKIPFIDVGMGLDKDTGLVSGTLRTTYFPTESAQSIIDKRLAPLTDIPNDVYKSNIQISELNALNACLAVIKYKQIRGFYLDDNSYFHMLFNVDGVNLVGENGKN
- a CDS encoding DUF6527 family protein encodes the protein MGKIKLLKVEYLPKDLEQGILYVSEEFGIAGHLCPCGCDNKIMTPLDPSEWSFKEITNKPTLYPSIGNWQLPCRSHYWITNGNIEWSYDWSEEEIIAGREAEARKRKAYYDDLEAKQTKKSIFRRISNWFLKLILNIKN
- a CDS encoding multiubiquitin domain-containing protein codes for the protein MDNKLKKEDKKKMVTIIVNGTPYEEEKNEITYEEVVTLAFSDFPQHPERTYSVTYERGQGNKPTGILSPGGKVRVKKGMTFKVKHTGQS
- a CDS encoding IS3 family transposase, with amino-acid sequence MKPLKERRTMISKDHSKLSLQRQCRLLQIHRSGIYYKPRGESTLNLELMRLMDEHYTDHPFKGARRMHTWLTMDKGYTINKKRIERLYSRVMGLQAIMPGKHTSRRNKEHKVYPYLLRNLKVDRPNQVWAIDITYIPMRKGFMYLVAIIDLHSRYVLNWSVSNSMDAQWCKETLEEAIDVHGKPEILNTDQGSQFTSEVFTHSVLSKNIKLSMDGKGRAIDNVFIERLWRSVKYESIYLNPPESGVDLYKQLENYFDFYNHRRRHQGIENEIPLNRYLEQERKAA
- a CDS encoding transposase, which encodes MTRRKFTSKFKTKVVLESLKERQTTQELAQKFEITPQQISTWKREFLKDADAVFSKGSKSKKSEEEEKKDQLLKVIGELKVENDFLKNALR
- a CDS encoding DUF4251 domain-containing protein; its protein translation is MKRIFAITFIVLSFIVMYSCAGTKDPSATELREYEDLKSLVSARNFKIVNDFANTSIGGNVNIVGNTNFIEFKGDSVDVFLPFFGIRYSGSSYGNEGGIKYKGIAKDLKITEQTDKARLLLEFRGSQNGEDLDFIITLFPNKNVNTSVNTSERSTISFRGEISEIKSEEDF